In Chlorocebus sabaeus isolate Y175 chromosome 5, mChlSab1.0.hap1, whole genome shotgun sequence, one genomic interval encodes:
- the TLCD3B gene encoding ceramide synthase isoform X2: protein MASTAGYIVSTSCKHIIDDQHWLSSAYTQFAVPYFIYDIYAMFLCHWHKHQVKGHGGDDGVARAPGSTWAIARGYLHKEFLMVLHHAAMVLVCFPLSVVWRQGKGDFFLGCMLMAEVSTPFVCLGKILIQYKQQHTLLHKVNGALMLLSFLCCRVLLFPYLYWAYGRHAGLPLLAVPLAIPAHVNLGAALLLAPQLYWFFLICRGACRLFWPRSRPPPACQAQD, encoded by the exons ACACTGGCTGTCCTCTGCCTACACGCAGTTTGCTGTACCCTACTTCATCTACGACATCTACGCCATGTTTCTCTGCCACTGGCACAAGCACCAGGTCAAAGGGCATGGAGGGGATGACGGAGTGGCCAGAGCCCCGGGCAGCACGTGGGCCATAGCACGTGGCTACCTGCACAAGGAGTTCCTCATGGTGCTCCACCATGCCGCCATGGTGCTGGTGTGCTTCCCGCTGTCGGTG GTGTGGCGACAGGGGAAGGGAGACTTCTTTCTGGGTTGCATGTTGATGGCAGAGGTCAGCACACCCTTCGTCTGCCTTGGCAAGATCCTCATCCAG TACAAGCAGCAGCACACGCTGCTGCACAAGGTGAACGGGGCCCTGATGCTGCTCAGCTTCCTGTGCTGCCGGGTGCTGCTCTTCCCCTACCTGTACTGGGCCTACGGGCGCCACGCTGGCCTGCCTCTGCTGGCCGTGCCCCTGGCCATCCCCGCCCACGTCAACCTGGGCGCTGCGCTGCTCCTGGCCCCTCAGCTCTACTGGTTCTTCCTCATCTGCCGCGGGGCCTGCCGCCTCTTCTGGCCCCGTTCCCGGCCACCCCCGGCCTGCCAGGCCCAGGACTGA